The sequence below is a genomic window from Variovorax paradoxus B4.
CTGTGGCGCGGCCGCCTCAAGGAGGCCGAGGAAGCCGAGACCCGTGCCTGGGAAGAGATCACCGAAACGCCTTTCTTCAGCCAGATTGCCGGGCATGACCTGAACGACCACGAATTGGATGAACTGCGGGCCGACCTGGCGCGGTGTCTTCCCATTTCGCGGGTTTGGCTGGTGCGCAAGACCCTGCGCGAATTCCCGTGGCGCCGAGCCTACCTCGTGTTTGTCGAGCTGCCCGGACTGGACGACGGCGACCGCTGGTCGCTTTGCCGCCAGCTCGAACAGACGCTGAGCCTGCCGGGTGCGGCGCTGGTTCTCTGGGCCGGCCATTCGCCGACCTTGGCCGAAATCGAGCGGCAGGCTTTCGGGGCGATCTGGACGCGCACGGCGTAGGGAGCCGCCCGGCTGAGACAATCGGGGAATGCACCCCAAAGCCCTGTTGGAGGCCACCGCCGATCTGGTCGGCCTTGTCCTGAAATTCGATCACCCGGCCGACCAGGTCGTTTCGCGCTTTTTCCGCGATCACCGCGAGTTCGGCCCGCGCGAGCGCGCCACGCTCGCCGAGACCGTCTACACCGTGTTGCGCAAGAAGCTCCTGTTCGACCACCTCTCGCCCTCGGGCAGCGGTTCGAAGGAGCGCCGCATGGCGATCCTGGGCTTTCATGGCCCGCGCGACTTTCTGAAGAGCGCCCTCAACGACACCGAGAAGCGCTGGCTCGACAATTGCGACGCCGTCAAGCCGGAGGATCTGCTCGAACGCCATCGCCACAACCTGCCCGAATGGCTGGTGGGGCCGCTCAAGGCCCAGCTGGGCGACGGTTTCTGGCCCCTGGTCGAAAGCCTGCAGCAGCCCGCCCCGCTCGATCTTCGCGTCAATGCCCTGACCGACAAGCGCGCAGAGGTCAAGGCGGAGCTGGCGAAAGCCGCGATCAAATCGGTAGCAACCCCGTTTTCGCCCTGGGGCCTGCGCATCGACGGCAAGCCCGCACTGACCAAGCTGGACGCTTTCGCCCGCGGTGCCGTCGAGGTGCAGGACGAGGGTTCCCAGCTGCTCGCGCTGCTGCTGGACGCCAAGCGAGGCGAAATGGTGGTCGATTTTTGCGCCGGCGCCGGCGGCAAGACGCTGGCAATCGGCGCGACCATGCGCAATACGGGCCGGCTCTACGCCTTCGATACCTCGGCCCACCGGCTCGATGCGCTCAAGCCGCGGCTTGCGCGCAGCAAGCTCTCGAACGTCCATCCGGCCGCCATTGCGCACGAGAGGGACGATCGCATCAAGCGCCTGGCTGGCAAGATCGACCGGGTGCTGGTGGACGCGCCTTGCTCGGGCCTGGGCACGCTGCGCCGCAATCCGGACCTGAAATGGCGCCAGTCGCCCAAATCGGTCGAGGAATTGACGGTCAAGCAGGCCGCCATCCTGCAAAGTGCGGCACGCCTGCTGAAATCGGGCGGGCGGCTGGTTTATGCCACCTGCAGCGTGCTGCCCGAGGAAAACGAAGCCATTGCCGAGGCTTTCAGCGCCGCCAACCCCGATTTCGTGCCCCAGGACGCCGCGGAACTGCTGCAGGGCCTCAAGGTGGAGGGTTTCGAGGCGCTCTGCGCCGGCGGTGCGGACGGCCGCCGCTATTTGCGGCTGTGGCCTCATCGCCACGCGACGGACGGTTTCTTTGCGGCAGTGTGGAACCGCAACTAGGCACGGCACTCCAAATTAGGGTAAATCTGCGCCTTTAAGGAAGGGCAAAGGGCCTCATTTAGGCCCTGCCGCCTTAAAATCGCGGGTTAACTGAAAGACTGCACCTTCGTGTGGTCATGGAGCACTTAATTCAATGTTGATTCCTGACTCTGCCGTTTTGAGCGCGGCCATCGACTGGCTCGGACACGGCTTGTGGGACCTCACATGGTGGCAAGTCGTGCTGTACACGCTCGTCACCACGCACATCACGATCGCCGCGGTCACGATCTTCCTGCACCGCACGCAGACGCACCGGGCCATGGATCTGGGCCCGATCCCTTCGCATTTCTTCCGTTTCTGGCTGTGGCTCGGCACCGGCATGGTGACCAAGGAATGGGTGGCCATCCACCGCAAGCACCACGCCAAGTGCGAAACCGAAGAGGACCCGCACAGCCCGCAGGTCAAGGGCATCGATGAAGTCCTGTGGCGCGGCGCCGAGCTGTATCGCGCCGAGTCGAAGAACAAGGAAACGATGGAGCGCTACGGCCACGGCACGCCCGACGACTGGCTGGAACGCAACCTGTACACCCGCTACAGCTGGCAAGGTGTGGGCCTGATGCTGGTCATCAACCTGGCGCTGTTCGGCGCGCTCGGCCTGACGGTCTGGGCCGTGCAGATGCTGTGGATCCCGATCACCGCGGCCGGCATCATCAATGGCATCGGCCACTACTGGGGCTACCGCAACTTCGAGGCGCCGGACGCCAGCCGCAATGTCTCGCCCTGGGGCCTGATCATCGGCGGCGAAGAGCTGCACAACAACCACCACACGTACCCCACCTCGGCCAAGTTCTCGGTCAAGAAGTACGAATTCGACATCGGCTGGGTCTACATCCAGATGATGCAGAAGATCGGCTGGGCCAAGGTCAAGAAGGTGCCGCCGAAGATGCAGATGGGCGACATCCAGCCGGTGGCCAACGAGAAGACGCTCGAGGCCGTCATTGCCAACCGCTATGAAGTGATGGCCGGCTATGCCCGCGAGATGCGCCGTGTCACCAAGGCGGAACTGGCTGCACTCAAGACCAAGGGCGGCGACATCTCGGTGCTCAAGGCTGCCAAGAACTGGCTGCATCGCGACGACGACAAGGTGCCCGCATCGGCCCGCACGCACCTCGTGCAGGCGCGCGCTGCCCACCCGGTGATCGACAAGATGGTCACCATGCGCGAAGAGTTGCGCCAGCTCTGGCTCAACACCTCGCAGTCGCGCGAGCAACTGGCGGCCGATCTGGCGGCCTGGTGCCATCGTGCGGAAGCCAGCGGCATCGCCGGCTTGCGCGAGTTCTCCACCCGTCTGCGCGCCGCACGCGCCTGAGCGAGCAGCAGGCAAGGAAGTCTCTCCGCTCATCAGAAAGCCGACCTCAGGGTCGGCTTTTTTGTGCCTGTCGCTTTCGTTCTGCCTGGTCGGGCAAGGGGTTGCCCATGGATGGCTATTCGACAGGCAACAAAAAACCCGCTGGATGAGCAGCGGGTTTTTGCGGGGGGGGAACCGGGCCGAATTACTTCAGCTTGATTTCCTTGTATTCGACGTGCTTGCGTGCCTTGGGGTCGAACTTCATGATCGACATCTTTTCAGGCATCGTCTTCTTGTTCTTGCTGGTCGTGTAGAAGTGGCCGGTACCCGCGGTGGATTCCAGCTTGATCTTTTCGCGTCCGCCTTTGCTCGTTGCCATGATTCAGCTCCTTAAGCTTGGCCGCGTGCACGCAGGTCTGCGAGCACGGCGTCGATGCCGTTCTTGTCGATCAGGCGCAGTGCGGCGCTCGAAACACGCAGGCGAACCCAGCGGTTTTCAGTCTCGACCCAGAAACGGCGGTATTGCAGGTTCGGCAGGAACCGGCGCTTGGTTTTGTTGTTGGCGTGGGAAACGTTGTTTCCGACCATCGGGCCTTTGCCCGTTACGTCGCATACGCGTGCCATGAGGACACTCTTTCTTGAACAGCTGGCACCGGCGCAATCGTGGCGATTGCAGGTGTTTTGCAGCTTGACCTCGCCAGAAACGGGTGGCGGTACCCCGGCTTTGCCTGGATGCTCGGCCCCTCGTGAAAGGGGCTATTTCGGCAAAGCCTTGGATTATAGCCCTTTTGGAGGCCCGTGTGGTTCGCCTAGAGCGTGCCGTCCTGCTCGAGGAAGCGCTGGGCGTCCAGCGCGGCCATGCAGCCGGTGCCGGCGCTCGTGATGGCCTGGCGGTACACGTTGTCCTGCACGTCGCCGGCGGCAAAGACGCCCGGAATGCTGGTCATCGTGGCGAAGCCCTGCAGGCCCGAGCGGGTCAGGATGTAGTTGTCCTTCATCTCCAGCTGGCCCTGGAAGATGTCGGTGTTGGGGTGGTGCCCGATGGCGATGAAGCAGCCCTTGAGGTCGATCTGCTCGGTGGCGGCGGTCTGCGTGTTCTTGATCCGGATGCCCGTCACGCCCGTGTCGTCGCCCAGCACCTGGTCGAGTTCGTTGTGCAGCTTCAAGACGATCTTGCCTTCGGCGACCTTCTCCATGAGCTTGTCGATCAGGATGGGCTCGGCGCGGAACTTGTCCCGGCGATGGACCAGCGTGACCTTGTTCGCGATGTTGGCGAGATACAGGGCTTCCTCCACGGCGGTGTTGCCGCCGCCGATCACGCACACTTCCTGCTCGCGGTAGAAGAAGCCGTCGCAGGTTGCGCAGGCCGAGACGCCGCGGCCCATGAACTTCTGTTCCGAGTCGAGCCCCAGGTACTTGGCGGAAGCGCCCGTGGCAATGATCAGTGAATCGCAGGTGTAGGTGCCGCTGTCGCCGGTCAGCGTGAACGGGCGCTTGCCGAGGTCGACCTTGTTGATGTGATCGAAGACGATCTGCGTCTTGAAGCGCTCCGCGTGCTCGAGAAAGCGCTGCATCAGGTCGGGCCCCTGCACGCCGTGCACGTCCGCGGGCCAGTTGTCGACCTCGGTGGTCGTCATCAACTGGCCGCCCTGGGCAATGCCTGTGACGAGCAAGGGCTGGAGGTTTGCGCGTGCTGCATAAACGGCAGCGGTGTAGCCGGCGGGGCCGGAACCCAGAATCAAGACCTTGGCGTGTTGGGGAGCGGACATGAGTGGAAAACCTAGGATTTGCGCTGCTTCAGCGTGTACATTTTCAGGGTGGTAGCGATATATGTGGAGTATCACCGCTCGGTTCAACACCGGGTGCACGGTGTTTTCAATGCGCGCGATTGTAGTAATCCATCGGGCCGACGATGGACGAGCTTGCGCACGCAGTATCAGGGATTGATAAATGTCGATGCTGTCCAATCTTGAGCTGCTGCGGCGTGTTCCGCTGTTTGCCTCGCTCACGTCCTCGCAGTCTGCAAGCATTGCGGATGCGATCATCAAGAAGCGCTTCAAGCGAGCCGAGGTCATTGTCGAGCAGGGCAAGAAATCGGACGCGCTCTACATCATCCTGACCGGTCGCGCGCGCGTGACGAGCGCCGACAGCCGCGGACGCGAGGTGATCCTTGCCACGCTGCACCCCGGCGACTACATCGGCGAGATGAGCCTGATCGACGACGAGCCGCATTCGGCCACCGTGCGCACCGAGATCCAGTGCGACGTCCTGATGCTGGACCGGGACGCGTTCGCACGCTGCCTGCCCGAGAACTCCTCGATGGCCTACAACATCATGCGCGGCCTCGTGCAGCGCCTGCGCCACGCCGACCGCAAGATCGAGTCGCTGGCGCTGATGGACGTCTATGGGCGCGTGGCGCGCTCGCTGCTCGAGTTCGCCATCGACGATGGCGCAGGCAACCTCAAGGTGCGCGACAAGATCTCCCGCCAGGATCTCGCGAAAATGGTGGGTGCCTCGCGGGAAATGGTGAGCCGCGTGATGAAGGACCTCGAGGAGCGCGGATTTGTCCAGACCCAGGACGACGGCTCCATGATCGTCAAGGAGCGGCTCTTGTCCCTGACGTGAGCCGCCGGGCCCGGCGCTTCTGGCAGCCGCGCCCTTTTGTTGTAGTGTTCAGGCGCCCAGCCGCCGTTTCGAAGGATTGGGTGCCGCGTTTTTCATGACCTATTCGCTCAATACACTTCAATCTTCTTCTGCCGCCGAGGGGCAACCCGTGCGCATGCGCGCCATGCGCTTCGCCCATGAAATCACGCTGATCGCGGGCTTTGCGGGGCTCCTGTTCTGGCTGCTGGCCATGCTGAGCTTCACGCCCTCCGATGCGGCCTGGTCGACCTCCGGTACCGGGGGCGAGATCAAGAACTGGGGCGGCCGCATCGGTGCCTGGCTGGCCGACGGCAGCTATTTTCTGGCGGGTTATTCGGTGTGGTGGTGCCTCGCGGCGGGCCTGCGGGCATGGCTCTCGTCGCTCGCCAACTGGCTGCGCGGCGGCGAGGCCGCGCCGGCCGAGCAACCGGTGCGCGGCCGTTTCAACCGCAGCCGCATGGCTTTCTGGTTCGGCCTCGTGCTGCTGCTGTGCGCGAGCACCGTGCTCGAGTGGTCGCGCCTGTACCGGCTGGAATTCCACCTGCCCGGTTCGGGCGGCGGCGTGCTGGGCTATCTGGTGGGCCCCGCAAGCGTGCGCTGGATGGGCTTTACCGGGTCGGCGCTGGTGGCCATTGCCGCCGGCGTGATCGGCTCGGCGCTGGTGTTTCGTTTCTCCTGGAGCCAGATCGCCGAACGCATCGGCGCGCGGGCCTATTCGCTGTTCGAGTCGCGCCGCGAAAAGCGCGAGATGGCGGCCGACATCGCAATGGGCAAGCAGGCCGCTCGCGAGCGCGCGGAGGCCGAAGACCTGCCGTTCTCTCGTGGAACGGGCGGCGGCAGCGAGCCGGCGAGTGCCGATGGCGACGAAGAACTGCGCATCGAACCGCGCCCGAAGCGCCGCGCGGCATCGCCGCCGGTGCAGATCGAGCCCGCGATGACCGAGGTGCCCCGCAGCGACCGCGTCGTCAAGGAGCGCCAGAAGCCGCTCTTCAAGGAGCTGCCCGACAGCAAGCTGCCGCAGGTCGACCTGCTCGACGCCGCGCAGGCGCGCCAGGAAACGGTGTCGGCCGACACGCTCGAGATGACCTCGCGCATGATCGAGAAGAAGCTGAAGGATTTCGGCGTCGAGGTCCGCGTCGTGCTGGCTTCGCCGGGGCCGGTGATCACGCGCTACGAGATCGAGCCGGCCACGGGCGTCAAGGGCTCGCAGATCGTCGGCCTGGCCAAGGACCTTGCGCGCTCGCTCTCGCTGGTGTCGATCCGCGTGGTCGAAACCATCCCGGGCAAGAACTACATGGCGCTCGAGCTGCCCAACGCCAAGCGCCAGTCGATCAAGCTCAGCGAAATCCTCGGCTCGCAGGTCTACAACGAGGGCAGGTCGTTCCTGACGATGGGCCTGGGCAAGGACATCATCGGCAACCCCGTGGTGGCCGACCTCGCGAAGATGCCGCACGTGCTGGTGGCCGGTACCACCGGCTCGGGCAAGTCGGTCGGCATCAACGCGATGATTCTCTCGCTGCTCTACAAGGCCGAAGCACGCGACGTCCGCCTGCTCATGATCGACCCGAAGATGCTCGAAATGTCGGTCTACGAAGGCATTCCGCACCTGCTGGCGCCCGTGGTCACCGACATGCGGCAGGCCGCGCACGGCCTGAACTGGTGCGTGGCCGAGATGGAGCGCCGCTACAAGCTCATGAGCAAGCTGGGCGTGCGCAACCTGGCCGGCTACAACACCAAGATCGACGAAGCCAAGGCGCGCGAGGAGTTCATCTACAACCCCTTCAGCCTCACGCCCGACGATCCCGAGCCGCTCAAGCGCGAGCCGCACATCGTGGTCGTGATCGACGAGCTCGCCGACCTGATGATGGTGGTCGGCAAGAAGATCGAAGAGCTCATCGCCCGCCTCGCGCAGAAGGCGCGCGCCGCCGGCATCCACCTGATTCTTGCCACGCAGCGGCCCAGCGTCGACGTGATCACCGGCCTCATCAAGGCCAACATTCCCACGCGCATCGCGTTCCAGGTGTCGAGCAAGATCGACAGCCGCACCATCCTCGACCAGATGGGTGCCGAGGCGCTGCTCGGGATGGGCGACATGCTCTACATGCCCAGCGGCACCGGCCTGCCGATCCGCGTGCACGGCGCATTCGTGAGCGACGAGGAAGTGCACCGCGTGGTGGCCTACCTCAAGAGCCAGGGCGAGCCCGACTACATCGAAGGCGTGCTCGAAGGCGGCACGGTCGACGGCGACGGCGACATGCTGGGCGAGGGCGGCGATGCCGAGAAGGACCCGATGTACGACCAGGCGGTCGAGGTGGTGCTCAAGAACCGCAAGGCCAGCATCTCGCTGGTGCAGCGCCACCTGAAGATCGGCTACAACCGCGCGGCGCGGCTGGTGGAAGACATGGAGAAGGCCGGCCTGGTCAGCGCCATGAGCGGCAGCGGCCAGCGCGAGATCCTGGTGCCGGCGCGCGCCGAATAACCGGCAAATACCTGCGGACCCCGGCGTTACGCACTGACAGCCACTTTGCAAAAGCTGCAATAACGTTGCAAAACTTCATGAAGCCCCACGCATGGCGCAACGCGCAGCGGGGTATGGTCATGTCAACGTCATCGCTTCCCGAGGAACCCCAATTGAAAATTCGCCATTGGCTGTTGATCGGCCTCCTCTGTTCCGCCAATGCCTGGGCCGGCGGCCTTGAAAGCCTCGAGACCTTCGTGAAGACGGTCAAGTCGGGCCGTGCCGAGTTCACGCAGACCGTCACGGCGCCGCCGCGCGAAGGGCAGGCCGGCCGCACCAAGACCTCGACCGGCACCTTCGAATTCCAGCGGCCCGGCAGATTCAAGTTCGACTACCAGAAGCCCTTCGCCCAGAGCATCGTGGCCGACGGCAAGACGCTGTGGCTCTACGATGCCGACCTGAATCAGGTCACGCAGCGCGCCCAGTCGCAGGCACTGGGCTCCACGCCCGCCGCGCTGATTGCCGCGGCACCCGACCTGCGCGCGCTGCAGGCCGACTTCACGCTCGAGGCCGCGCCCGAGCGCGACGGCCTCCAGTGGGTCAAGGCCACGCCGAAGAACAAGGACGGCCAGTTGCAGAATGTGCAGGTCGGCTTCCAGGGCGACGCGCTCGCGGCGCTCGAGATCCTCGACAGCTTCGGGCAGCGCTCGGTGCTCAAGTTCAGCAAGGTCGAAGTGAATCCGGCGCTCCCTGCCAACGTGTTCGACTTCAAGGCACCCGCCGGCGCCGACGTCATCAAGCAATAGCAGCAATCAGACAAGCAGGTTTGGCCACCAGTTCGCATCAACCCCTTGCCGAGCGCCTGCGTCCGAAGACGCTCGGCGAGGTCATTGGCCAGCAGCACCTGCTGGGGCCGGGCATGCCGCTGCGCATCGCCTTCGAATCGGGACAGCCGCATTCGTGCATTCTCTGGGGGCCGCCCGGCACCGGCAAGACGACCATTGCGCGGCTGATGGCGGATGCCTTCGATGCGCAGTTCCTCAGCATCAGCGCCGTGCTCGGCGGCGTCAAGGACATCCGCGATGCGGTCGAACGCGCCACGGCCGCGCGCGACGGCCTGGAGCAGCGGCGCACGATCGTCTTCGTCGACGAGGTGCACCGGTTCAACAAGAGCCAGCAGGACGCGTTCCTGCCGCATGTGGAATCGGGGCTGTTCACCTTCATCGGCGCCACCACCGAGAACCCGTCGTTCGAGGTCAACTCGGCCCTGCTTTCGCGCGCGGCGGTGTACGTGCTGCAACCGCTCACGGAGGGCGATCTCCAGCAGATCGTCGCCAAGGCGCAAGCCATCCAGGCCGTTCCGGGCATCGAGGATGCGGCCATCGACCGGCTCGTCGCCTATGCAGACGGCGATGCGCGGCGCCTGCTCAACACGCTCGAGACGCTGGCCGTGGCGGCCCGCGCCGAGAAGCTCGGCAACATCACCGACGAATGGCTGCTGCGCGTGCTCGGGGAGCGCATGCGTCGCTACGACAAGGGCGGCGAGCAGTTCTACGACACCATCAGCGCGCTGCACAAGTCGGTGCGCGGCAGCGACCCCGACGCCTCGCTCTACTGGTTCGTGCGCATGCTCGACGGCGGCGCCGACCCGCGCTACATGGCGCGCCGGCTGGTGCGCATGGCCAGCGAGGACATCGGCTTGGCCGATCCGCGCGCGCTTCGGCTCGCGCTCGACGCTGCCGAGGTCTATGAGCGCCTCGGCACGCCCGAGGGCGAACTCGCGCTGGCCGAGTGCGTGGTCTACCTGGCGATGGCTCCCAAGTCGAACGCCGTCTACGCCGCCTACAACGCCGTGCGCGCGCTCATCAAGAAGGACAGCACGCGTCCCGTGCCGATGCATTTGCGAAACGCACCCACCAAGCTCATGAAGGACCTCGACTACGGCAAGGGGTACCGGTATGCGCACGACGAGGAGGGCGGCTTTGCCGCGGGCGAGCGCTACCTGCCCGATGGCCTCGAGGGCCAGGTTTTCTACCAGCCCGTCGAGCGCGGGCTCGAAATCCGCATCGCGGAAAAACTGCGCGAACTCCGCCGGCTCAACAGCCAGCGCGAGGAGTGAGACGCCTTTTCACCATGCGCGTACGCCATGCATGAGTTCACTCGCATACAGCATGGCGTGAGCGGGTAAACCCCGGGCAAGGCGCACCAAATCGGCGCTGGTGGGTGCTTACAATCCCGCCCACAAATCAGCCAGCGGCACATGTTGGCTGGTTTTTTTGCTTATCAAGCCAAGGCGCCAAACCGGTGCCAAGGTGGGTGAACAGCACCCCCCAACGGTGCAACAAATAGGGAACGCGTTATGGAAATATTGCTGCAGCAGATCATCAACGGTCTGGTCCTGGGCAGCATGTATGCCTTGATAGCCTTGGGCTACACCATGGTGTACGGCATCATCAATCTGATCAATTTTGCGCACGGCGAAGTGCTGATGGTGGGGGCGCTCACGAGCTGGACCATCATCGGCCTCATGAAGGAATCCATGCCCGGCACACCCGGCTGGCTGGTCCTCATCATCGCGCTGATCATCGCCTGCATCGTTGCAGCCACGCTCAACTTCGTGATCGAGAAGGTCGCCTACCGGCCGCTTCGCAACAGCCCCAAGCTCGCGCCGCTCATCACGGCCATCGGCATGTCGATCCTGCTGCAGACGCTGGCCATGATCATCTGGAAGCCCACCAACAAGGCCTATCCCAACCTGCTGTCGACCACGCCCATCGAAGTGGCCGGCGCGGTGATCTCGCCCACGCAGGTCATGATCCTGAGCGTCACGGCCTTTTCGCTCGTGGTGCTGATGTGGCTGGTCAACTACACCAAGCTCGGCCGCGCGATGCGCGCCACCGCCGAGAATCCGCGCGTCGCGGCGCTCATGGGCATCCGGCCCGACATGGTCATCTCGGCCACCTTCATCATCGGTGCCGTGCTCGCGGCCATCGCGGGCGTCATGTACGCCTCCAACTACGGCATCGCGCAGCACGCGATGGGCTTCCTGCCCGGCCTCAAGGCCTTCACCGCCGCAGTGTTCGGCGGCATCGGCAACCTGGCCGGCGCGGTGGTCGGCGGCATCCTGCTCGGGCTGATCGAGGCCATCGGCTCCGGCTACATCGGTTCGATCACGGGCGGCGTGCTCGGCAGCAACTACAGCGACATCTTCGCTTTCATCGTGTTGATCGTCATGCTCACGCTGCGGCCCTCGGGCCTGCTCGGTGAGCGCGTGGCGGATCGGGCCTGAGGAGCAGCACACCATGAAAAACAGCAAGAACCTCGCTCTCTACGTTCTCGGCGTCGTCGCCGTGCTCGCGCTGCCGATCTTCCTGCAGAGCCAGGGCAACGCCTGGGTGCGCATCGCCGACATCGCACTGCTCTACGTGATGCTCTCGCTCGGCCTGAACATCGTCGTCGGCTACGCCGGCCTGCTCGACCTGGGCTACGTCGCCTTCTTTGCCGTGGGGGCCTACCTCTTCGCGCTGATGGGCTCCTCGCACTTGTCAGACACCTTCCCGTGGTTCAAGGCCATGTTCCCGAACGGGCTGCACACCTCGCTGCTCATCGTGATACCGCTGGCGCTGGTGGTGGCCGGGGTGCTGGGCGTGATGCTCGGGGCGCCCACGCTCAAGCTGCGCGGCGACTACCTGGCCATCGTGACGCTCGGCTTCGGCGAGATCATCCGGGTGTTCCTGAACAACCTCGACCAGCCGATCAACATCACCAACGGGCCCAAGGGCATCACCGCCATCGACTCCATCAAGTTCTGGGGGCTCGACCTCGGCAAGGCATGGAAGTTCGACAGCTTCACGATCTCGTCGGTCACGCTCTACTACTACCTGTTCCTTGCGCTGGTGGTCGCCACGATCATCATCTCGCACCGCCTGCAGATTTCGCGCATCGGGCGCGCCTGGATGGCCATCCGCGAGGATGAGATCGCCGCCAAGGCCATGGGCATCAACACCCGCAACATGAAGCTCTTGGCCTTCGGCATGGGTGCCAGTTTCGGCGGCGTGTCGGGCGCCATGTTCGCGGCCTTCCAGGGCTTCGTCTCGCCCGAGTCGTTCAGCCTCATGGAGTCGGTGATGATCGTCGCCATGGTCGTGCTGGGCGGCATCGGCCACCTGCCGGGCGTGATTCTCGGCGCCGTGCTGCTGGCCGCCTTGCCCGAGGTGCTGCGCTACGTGGCCGGGCCGCTGCAGGCCATGACCGACGGGCGCCTCGACGCGTCCATCCTGCGCCAGCTCTTCATCGCGCTGGCCATGATCGTCATCATGCTGGTGCGTCCGCGCGGCCTCTGGCCTTCGCCCGAGCATGGCAAGACATTGCAGCGCAAGGGGGCCGCCGCCCCCGGCGCACCGGTGGCACCCGGGTCGCTCCAGACCCATGCGCCGGGCATCGAGACGCCCGCCGACGAACTGCCGGGTGCGGCTTCGCGCCCCATGTCGATCAATCCGTGAGCCGAAGGAAGCCATCCACATGACGACAGACACCATCCTCGACGTTCGCGGAATCTCCAAGCGCTTCGGCGGCCTGCAAGCGCTTTCCGACGTCGGCATCACCATCAAGCGCGGCCAGGTCTATGGCCTGATCGGCCCCAACGGCGCCGGCAAGACCACGTTCTTCAACGTGATCACCGGGCTCTACACGCCCGACAGCGGCAGCTTCGAGCTCGCCGGCAAGCCCTACCAGCCGACGGCCGTGCACGAAGTGGCCAAGGCCGGCATTGCGCGCACCTTCCAGAACATCCGCCTGTTCTCCGAAATGACGGCGCTCGAGAACGTCATGGTGGGGCGCCACATCCGCACCCATTCGGGCGTGTTCGGGGCCATCCTGCGCACCCCTTCATTCAAGGCCGAGGAAAGGGCCATTGCCGATCGCGCGCAGGAGCTGCTCGACTACGTGGGCATCGGCAAGTTCGCCGACTACAAGGCGCGCACGCTGTCGTACGGCGACCAGCGCCGGCTCGAAATTGCACGCGCGCTGGCCACCGACCCGCAGCTCATTGCCCTCGACGAGCCCGCTGCCGGCATGAATACGACCGAGAAGGTGCTGCTGCGCGAACTGATCGACCGCATCCGCAAGGACGACCGCACCATCCTCATCATCGAACACGACGTCAAGCTCATCATGGGCCTGTGCGACCGCGTCACCGTGCTCGACTACGGCAAGCAGATCGCCGAAGGCACGCCGTATGACGTGCAGAAGAACGAGAAGGTGATTGAGGCCTACCTCGGCACCGGAGGACACTGAAATGGCGACGACGACAATGACGAGCGCAGAAGAAACAACAGCAACGGCAACTGCAACCCCGCCGAAGACCGCGGCCAATGCCACTGGCAAGACGCTGCTCAAGGTCAGCGGACTGAAGGTCGGCTACGGCGGCATCCAGGCGGTGAAAGGCGTGGACTTCGAGGTTCACGAAGGCGAACTGGTGTCGCTCATCGGCTCCAACGGCGCCGGCAAGACCACCACGATGAAGGCGATCACCGGCACGCTGCCGGCGGGCGCCGGCACCATCGAATTCCTGGGCCGCAACATCAAGGGCCGCGGTGCGTGGGACCTGGTGGGCGAGGGCCTCGTGATGGTGCCCGAAGGCCGCGGCGTCTTCACGCGCATGACCATCACCGAGAACCTGCAGATCGGCGCC
It includes:
- a CDS encoding RsmB/NOP family class I SAM-dependent RNA methyltransferase, which encodes MHPKALLEATADLVGLVLKFDHPADQVVSRFFRDHREFGPRERATLAETVYTVLRKKLLFDHLSPSGSGSKERRMAILGFHGPRDFLKSALNDTEKRWLDNCDAVKPEDLLERHRHNLPEWLVGPLKAQLGDGFWPLVESLQQPAPLDLRVNALTDKRAEVKAELAKAAIKSVATPFSPWGLRIDGKPALTKLDAFARGAVEVQDEGSQLLALLLDAKRGEMVVDFCAGAGGKTLAIGATMRNTGRLYAFDTSAHRLDALKPRLARSKLSNVHPAAIAHERDDRIKRLAGKIDRVLVDAPCSGLGTLRRNPDLKWRQSPKSVEELTVKQAAILQSAARLLKSGGRLVYATCSVLPEENEAIAEAFSAANPDFVPQDAAELLQGLKVEGFEALCAGGADGRRYLRLWPHRHATDGFFAAVWNRN
- a CDS encoding fatty acid desaturase yields the protein MLIPDSAVLSAAIDWLGHGLWDLTWWQVVLYTLVTTHITIAAVTIFLHRTQTHRAMDLGPIPSHFFRFWLWLGTGMVTKEWVAIHRKHHAKCETEEDPHSPQVKGIDEVLWRGAELYRAESKNKETMERYGHGTPDDWLERNLYTRYSWQGVGLMLVINLALFGALGLTVWAVQMLWIPITAAGIINGIGHYWGYRNFEAPDASRNVSPWGLIIGGEELHNNHHTYPTSAKFSVKKYEFDIGWVYIQMMQKIGWAKVKKVPPKMQMGDIQPVANEKTLEAVIANRYEVMAGYAREMRRVTKAELAALKTKGGDISVLKAAKNWLHRDDDKVPASARTHLVQARAAHPVIDKMVTMREELRQLWLNTSQSREQLAADLAAWCHRAEASGIAGLREFSTRLRAARA
- the rpmG gene encoding 50S ribosomal protein L33, with protein sequence MATSKGGREKIKLESTAGTGHFYTTSKNKKTMPEKMSIMKFDPKARKHVEYKEIKLK
- the rpmB gene encoding 50S ribosomal protein L28, with the protein product MARVCDVTGKGPMVGNNVSHANNKTKRRFLPNLQYRRFWVETENRWVRLRVSSAALRLIDKNGIDAVLADLRARGQA
- the trxB gene encoding thioredoxin-disulfide reductase; this translates as MSAPQHAKVLILGSGPAGYTAAVYAARANLQPLLVTGIAQGGQLMTTTEVDNWPADVHGVQGPDLMQRFLEHAERFKTQIVFDHINKVDLGKRPFTLTGDSGTYTCDSLIIATGASAKYLGLDSEQKFMGRGVSACATCDGFFYREQEVCVIGGGNTAVEEALYLANIANKVTLVHRRDKFRAEPILIDKLMEKVAEGKIVLKLHNELDQVLGDDTGVTGIRIKNTQTAATEQIDLKGCFIAIGHHPNTDIFQGQLEMKDNYILTRSGLQGFATMTSIPGVFAAGDVQDNVYRQAITSAGTGCMAALDAQRFLEQDGTL
- a CDS encoding Crp/Fnr family transcriptional regulator, whose protein sequence is MSMLSNLELLRRVPLFASLTSSQSASIADAIIKKRFKRAEVIVEQGKKSDALYIILTGRARVTSADSRGREVILATLHPGDYIGEMSLIDDEPHSATVRTEIQCDVLMLDRDAFARCLPENSSMAYNIMRGLVQRLRHADRKIESLALMDVYGRVARSLLEFAIDDGAGNLKVRDKISRQDLAKMVGASREMVSRVMKDLEERGFVQTQDDGSMIVKERLLSLT